In the genome of Acanthopagrus latus isolate v.2019 chromosome 17, fAcaLat1.1, whole genome shotgun sequence, the window ATATACAGTCAAGTACTGTGCAACCTTGGAGCTATTATCTCTTCACCATCATCCTCGGTGTGTTTAATGTCTACTGTACAAATAAGGAAAAGCAATAGAGAGACCAGTAGACTGctttccagcacacacacaaatcattcAACCGCTCATCGCAAACACGCAATAAAATCCAAAATTTGGCAAGATAAGAAAGCACATCTACTGACCCTATTtgtaggaaaagaaaaaaaaagtaactggCAGTAAACTTCAGAATCTCATCAGGAACGTCCCTCAAGTCACATTAAAAAGCTCTGTTGCTCAAACATTAGCGTTTTTGCTGCAAACTCAACAGCTTTAACACTGAACACTATCAAGAGGGATGGCAATTCCCTAAAAcgaagcaattaaaaaaaaaaaccctgtttcAAAAGGAAATCAGGCTAAAAATGACTGCAATACTGGATGGCTCCCACTGAAGccccacagtttttttttaatttccaatcTCAGGTTTGCAGCAAGCACGGTAGCTCAGTCCTCTGCTCGTCCATGCGTCCCCCCTGGACCCTCAGGAGCAGGGAGAAGAAGTCCTCATCGTCCATGGGACCAGGAGCCCTGCTGCGCTGGTCCTCCAGTCTACCCTGGGCCTGTAGGACACAAGTGGCTGAATGAAAGCCTGAAATGATCAAATTTAGTCCCtacacaacatgttttctgcTGTAACTGCGCACTGGTGCCTTGATAAAAGAATCTAAGCAAATTAGCTTGCTCACCTGTGTCGTGAGAATCATATTATACAGATCCTCTTTGGGGACAGGAACTGGTGCTGGAACTGGTGCAGGAACTGGTGCAGGCTTTTTCACAAAGGAGAGCTGCTTTATGCTGCCTCTGAAACTTCTGCCTTTTGGTTTTGGCGGTGAGGAGCCTTCGAGGTGCGCCCTCTGGTCATCCAGCCGGCGAGCTTGCGCGGTGGCCACCAGATCAAAAAACTCCTCTTTCTGCAGTGAAGTCATGGAGGAAAACTGGACtgtggagaaagaagaaaagaagagctTTGATGGTCAGATGGCAGGAGAATTAAGATACGGTCAGCGGTCAGAGACAGACGTGGGAAACGTTACACGGCACCACATGCAAAACATTCTTGAGTCACATAGGGGCACGGATggttttcttgttgtttcagCTTGAACAACATGAGTCAGCATCATtacatggaaacaaaatgaaacagctcCATCGGTTTCATTACGTAAAGATTCTGAGCACGGCTTCTCAAAGCGCTCTCTCACCTCTGTTGGCTGGCTTGGTGGTGTTGGGCTCGGAGtggcacctcctcctcctgaccccaTTCTCCAGCCTGAAGGAGCAGCGCTGGTCGTTGAGCCGTCTCCCCTCCTGGAAGGTGAAGAGCAGCTCGTACAGCGCCTCCGGGAACTCGGGAGTTAACCGGCGAGCCTGAGAAACACGCGGGCAGGGTGGCAGAAAAAgtgagcgagggagggaggtaaAGGTTTCTCAGTGAGTGGCACAGACTGTTTGTTGGCACAGCAGAAGAATTCACTCGACACCTACGTAGTCCCACATGCTCTGTTGAAAAACGATACCCCCACTGTTTTTCCATCGTGAGATGTCGAGGTAATGATGGCCGGTTGATAAAGTCAAGATTATTACAGCAACATAATCACGGGGGATATGGGAagtgaattttgaaaaaaacaaaaaaaaaaacagtccacaaACCTTTTTTGGATCCTCTTCTTCGCTTTGTGTCCCTTCAGGTTGTTGTTCAGAGGAATCCAACCTCTTTATATCCACTTCAGGGTCATTTTCTGTTGCCTTGTTGTCGCCCTCTGTGTCACTGGGCTTCTCAGGGTTTTCATTAATCCTCATCTCCTTGTGTGTCTGCCCCTCACTCGTACTTTCGCCTCTGTTTTGTCCATCATTCAGgctctcagtttcctcctgtttgtcatCCTCTTGTTTCCCCTCTTCAGTCACAACAACCTCCTCCGTCTGGCCGTCCTCTGCTGCACTTTGTTGTTTCCCCGGGCTCTGATCTTCAAAACACATTGTAGTTGCTATACAGTCTTCAGCCTTGTCCTCTCCTGtgtgttcctcttcctccttcagaGCCGACTCTCCGCTGTTGCTCTCTGCGATGACAGCCGAGCCGCTCGCAGCCCCCTTTTCACCGACACCCTCGGTTTCGTCTCCCTCCTCCGTGATGACGAGAcgctccagcagcagcccccCTTCAGCCATTTCAACCTTGATCTCTGCGCAGTCCATTAATCTCACTGTCGAAACCCTTGACAGgaagacacacaacacacaggagGGGTGAGGTCAAAGATCTAAGGTCAAAAAACTTTGAGGAACCCCACTGTCGATACTcaaagagggggggaaaaaaaatatctcagcAAACACGACACGTAATaactctgaaaacacacatggagACGGCTTTCGAGCACTTGAAACCAGTTTGGCAGGTTCTAGAGGGCTGACTACAGATATTTGAGCTGAAAATCCAATCATAAGTCTTAATCCTGTCATCTGTTCAACAACAAAGGTGCGTGACACAAGAGCACTATCTCAGACATCACCTTCTGGTTGCTGGCTGATGATTCACATTGTAAAATTTGCCACTGTACTACTTTTTTCCACGAACACATTCTCTTGTTTtgccccccaccaccccccaaaaaagtttACCTTGTGAAACATCTGAATGTCTAAAAATCAGTAATTTCATTCTTACCTTTTGAAACTTTGTGTCTTTAAAGCATCACCTCTTGAAGTCGCCGCCGACGgagcaaagcattttttttctttaagctcGTCACTCGTGCTGCCAATATCTTTacggagaaaagagaagaaaaaaaaagttgcttgaAGAGTTTCACATACCGACGTGACAAGCTCTCGCCCTTTCTGTCTGCTTTGctaccttctctctctctcgtctcctctcttcctgttcctcttACCACAGCCCACCCCTATTTATTTCGCCCACATCTTGTCAAGTCTTTGCTATTATGAAAAACTCCTGTTACAAGGAATTTCCTACCCTGCATTCCTCAGTATGGGTCCCAAGCAAAGGTTTTCATCCCTGGGATTAAAACCCCATCTATGCTGTCACAACAGAAGTAGAGCAGCGTTTAAAAACTGCTGCTCATTTGATTATGACAGGCTTCGAGCTGCAACATGTTGAAACAGGCGCACAGTTCTTCTGACACTGCTGTGGTTTTGGCACACATCCTGTTGACTCGCTGCTAAAACGAGAAGTGGAGTTAAGACAAgtgagaaagaagacaaaaaaaaaaagcttgtctgAGTGAGATTGTAATGTTAAAACCAGGGGATATTTTTGTAGGAGAAGCTTATTTAATCTCTCAAAGGCTGTCAGACGCTTGTAAACTAGGATTAGGACTGTgggatgacagagagaaagagcacaTAATCTGCATTTGAATACTGGTAGATCTAATCTATGTTGTTtgacacacagccacacacacacacacacacacacacttctgcttttttttctgaaaatgatgCAGGGgttgttgttgcagctgttttACTGTTGTGGTTATGTTTACCTCCAGCACAGTATTTAcacccacctctctctctctctctctctcagctgcctagaagagaaaaaaagcatcgTCTATCAcaggttgtgttgtgttgtgttgacatgGCTTGTAGCTTTTCCTGTCAATCGCTAGGGGACCCGGTGCCTCCTCGGCTGCTCAGGCGTTTGCCGTGTGCGCCTGTGAGCAGCACAGTCGGGCAGCAGTCGTCGCCACTGTGCGTCGCTCGGaaatgttgcagcagcagcctctgacGGGCAACGGGCCCTCCAACGGCCGGGGACTCGGCATGAGCGGCCACCCCGGGATGCACGCACTTAACTCGGTTCACCAGCCTTCCCAGCACCGGTCCGACGGGGGGGACTCGGGCCTCGAGGGCACCGAGAACGGACACGAAACCCGCAGAGATATCGGCGACATACTGCAGCAAATAATGACCATCACCGACCAAAGTTTGGACGAGGCGCAAGCAAAGTTAGTGAcaaatttgatttcttttcatattctttgaatgtctttttacttttacgctgaagctgttttgttttgttttttcaccccCACGACTCCGACTCGCTGTAGCAAAGTT includes:
- the LOC119006004 gene encoding G-protein-signaling modulator 1 isoform X2; amino-acid sequence: MVLLSEYANVIPDIGSTSDELKEKKCFAPSAATSRGDALKTQSFKRVSTVRLMDCAEIKVEMAEGGLLLERLVITEEGDETEGVGEKGAASGSAVIAESNSGESALKEEEEHTGEDKAEDCIATTMCFEDQSPGKQQSAAEDGQTEEVVVTEEGKQEDDKQEETESLNDGQNRGESTSEGQTHKEMRINENPEKPSDTEGDNKATENDPEVDIKRLDSSEQQPEGTQSEEEDPKKARRLTPEFPEALYELLFTFQEGRRLNDQRCSFRLENGVRRRRCHSEPNTTKPANRVQFSSMTSLQKEEFFDLVATAQARRLDDQRAHLEGSSPPKPKGRSFRGSIKQLSFVKKPAPVPAPVPAPVPVPKEDLYNMILTTQAQGRLEDQRSRAPGPMDDEDFFSLLLRVQGGRMDEQRTELPCLLQT
- the LOC119006004 gene encoding G-protein-signaling modulator 1 isoform X3, which codes for MQDIGSTSDELKEKKCFAPSAATSRGDALKTQSFKRVSTVRLMDCAEIKVEMAEGGLLLERLVITEEGDETEGVGEKGAASGSAVIAESNSGESALKEEEEHTGEDKAEDCIATTMCFEDQSPGKQQSAAEDGQTEEVVVTEEGKQEDDKQEETESLNDGQNRGESTSEGQTHKEMRINENPEKPSDTEGDNKATENDPEVDIKRLDSSEQQPEGTQSEEEDPKKARRLTPEFPEALYELLFTFQEGRRLNDQRCSFRLENGVRRRRCHSEPNTTKPANRVQFSSMTSLQKEEFFDLVATAQARRLDDQRAHLEGSSPPKPKGRSFRGSIKQLSFVKKPAPVPAPVPAPVPVPKEDLYNMILTTQAQGRLEDQRSRAPGPMDDEDFFSLLLRVQGGRMDEQRTELPCLLQT
- the LOC119006004 gene encoding uncharacterized protein LOC119006004 isoform X1; translation: MANVSYAEDHRCSKKRLFVNDSNETTSTVCIYSKREDIGSTSDELKEKKCFAPSAATSRGDALKTQSFKRVSTVRLMDCAEIKVEMAEGGLLLERLVITEEGDETEGVGEKGAASGSAVIAESNSGESALKEEEEHTGEDKAEDCIATTMCFEDQSPGKQQSAAEDGQTEEVVVTEEGKQEDDKQEETESLNDGQNRGESTSEGQTHKEMRINENPEKPSDTEGDNKATENDPEVDIKRLDSSEQQPEGTQSEEEDPKKARRLTPEFPEALYELLFTFQEGRRLNDQRCSFRLENGVRRRRCHSEPNTTKPANRVQFSSMTSLQKEEFFDLVATAQARRLDDQRAHLEGSSPPKPKGRSFRGSIKQLSFVKKPAPVPAPVPAPVPVPKEDLYNMILTTQAQGRLEDQRSRAPGPMDDEDFFSLLLRVQGGRMDEQRTELPCLLQT